In one Heteronotia binoei isolate CCM8104 ecotype False Entrance Well chromosome 1, APGP_CSIRO_Hbin_v1, whole genome shotgun sequence genomic region, the following are encoded:
- the DYNLT1 gene encoding dynein light chain Tctex-type 1 isoform X1, whose translation MDELQTAEETAFIVDEVSNIIKEAIEGTIGGNAYLHSKVNQWTTSVVEQILSQLTKLAKPFKYVVTCVIMQKNGAGLHTASSCFWDNSADGTCTVRWENKTMYCIVSAFGLAI comes from the exons ATGGACGAGCTCCAGACTGCAGAGGAG ACTGCATTTATTGTGGATGAAGTTAGCAACATCATAAAAGAG GCTATAGAAGGCACCATAGGTGGCAATGCATATTTGCACAGCAAAGTGAACCAATGGACTACCAGTGTTGTAGAGCAAATTCTAAGTCAGCTAACAAAGCTGGCAAAACCTTTTAAGTATGTTG TGACATGTGTGATTATGCAAAAGAATGGTGCTGGACTTCACACAGCAAGCTCTTGTTTCTGGGACAACTCTGCTGATG GAACCTGCACAGTGAGATGGGAAAACAAGACTATGTACTGTATTGTCAGTGCCTTTGGACTTGCAATATGA
- the DYNLT1 gene encoding dynein light chain Tctex-type 1 isoform X2, translating into MDELQTAEEAIEGTIGGNAYLHSKVNQWTTSVVEQILSQLTKLAKPFKYVVTCVIMQKNGAGLHTASSCFWDNSADGTCTVRWENKTMYCIVSAFGLAI; encoded by the exons ATGGACGAGCTCCAGACTGCAGAGGAG GCTATAGAAGGCACCATAGGTGGCAATGCATATTTGCACAGCAAAGTGAACCAATGGACTACCAGTGTTGTAGAGCAAATTCTAAGTCAGCTAACAAAGCTGGCAAAACCTTTTAAGTATGTTG TGACATGTGTGATTATGCAAAAGAATGGTGCTGGACTTCACACAGCAAGCTCTTGTTTCTGGGACAACTCTGCTGATG GAACCTGCACAGTGAGATGGGAAAACAAGACTATGTACTGTATTGTCAGTGCCTTTGGACTTGCAATATGA